In one Amaranthus tricolor cultivar Red isolate AtriRed21 chromosome 8, ASM2621246v1, whole genome shotgun sequence genomic region, the following are encoded:
- the LOC130821285 gene encoding pentatricopeptide repeat-containing protein At1g25360, producing MRNAVECTLNLTRNNFIHKLDFRALANNYAKQLQLCCPPNPDSHSLARVIHANMITFGFKPRGHILDRLIDIYCKSNNLVYAHHLFDEIPQPDIVARTTMISAYRKLGNLKEARRIFDETPLHIRDVVSYNAMITGYNHGGDGISGVKLFVEMLRSSFKPDHFTYTSVLSSLSLIADDSRQCYQLHCAVVKSGTGCSTSVLNSLISLYVKCSSSAFVESNDMLGVARILFDEMATKDELTWTTMITGYARNDDLDSALNVFNSAMEKVVAVWNAMISGYVHHGLYSEALELFRRMNVEGVQHDEYTYTNVLGACADSGMLSFGREIHARILRKESKVKHSDDVKSSISNALVTLYSKCGRMHEARKIFDEMPVRDIVSWNAILSGYVTSGLISEAKVFFNKMPEKNLLSWAVIIAAHAQSGSAEEGFKLLNQMRIDGFKPCDYTFAGAITACSNLGVLDQGRQLHAQVTRLGYESSLSVSNALITMYGRCGVVEDAELIFNTMSSVDSVSWNALIGAFGQHGHGSQALTLFDQMVEVGILPDRITYLTILTACTHSGLVNEGEKFFHSMHQYHISPGEDHFARMIDLFCRAGKFQEAEDLINKMPFEPRAPVWQALLAGCRIHGNLDLGIKAAEKLLELIPQYDGTYILLSNMYAAAGQWVDVARVRKLMRERGVKKEPACSWIDIENKVNVFLVDDTLHPEVQQVYDYLEQLGPKLRELGYVPDTKHVLHDMESEQKEHSLSTHSEKLAVAYGLLKLPVGATIRVFKNLRICGDCHNAIKYISKLVQRVIVVRDLKRFHHFKNGECSCGDYW from the coding sequence ATGAGAAATGCTGTTGAATGCACCTTAAATCTCACTCGAAACAATTTCATTCACAAACTAGATTTCAGGGCATTAGCCAACAACTACGCTAAACAACTCCAACTATGCTGCCCACCAAACCCCGATTCCCATTCTCTTGCTCGAGTCATCCATGCCAACATGATCACTTTTGGGTTCAAACCTCGTGGCCATATTTTGGATCGTTTGATTGATATTTACTGTAAATCCAACAATCTTGTTTACGCACACCATCTGTTCGACGAAATTCCCCAACCAGATATTGTAGCAAGAACAACTATGATCTCTGCATATCGCAAGTTGGGTAATTTGAAGGAAGCAAGGAGGATTTTTGATGAAACCCCACTTCATATTCGTGATGTGGTGAGCTATAACGCGATGATTACAGGGTACAATCATGGTGGTGATGGTATTTCAGGGGTTAAATTGTTTGTAGAGATGTTGAGGAGTAGTTTTAAGCCTGATCATTTTACTTATACTAGTGTTCTTAGTTCTCTTAGTTTGATTGCTGATGATTCGAGGCAGTGTTATCAGTTGCATTGTGCGGTGGTTAAGTCTGGAACTGGGTGTTCTACATCGGTGTTGAATTCACTTATATCTCTTTATGTGAAGTGTTCGTCTTCGGCTTTTGTTGAGTCGAATGATATGTTGGGTGTTGCTCGTATTCTCTTTGATGAGATGGCAACAAAGGATGAGTTGACATGGACGACAATGATTACTGGGTATGCAAGGAATGATGACCTTGATTCAGCTCTAAACGTTTTTAACTCAGCAATGGAGAAGGTTGTGGCGGTATGGAATGCCATGATTTCAGGCTATGTGCACCATGGTTTATACTCAGAGGCATTGGAGCTGTTTAGAAGAATGAATGTCGAAGGTGTTCAGCATGATGAATATACATATACGAATGTTCTTGGTGCTTGTGCTGATTCGGGTATGCTTTCGTTTGGACGGGAGATACATGCTCGTATTTTGCGCAAAGAATCAAAAGTAAAACACAGTGATGATGTGAAATCGTCTATAAGCAATGCACTAGTCACATTGTATTCTAAATGTGGCAGAATGCATGAAGCTCGGAAAATTTTTGATGAGATGCCTGTAAGAGACATAGTTTCTTGGAATGCTATTTTGTCAGGTTACGTGACTTCTGGACTGATCTCTGAGGCGAAAGTTTTCTTCAACAAAATGCCTGAGAAGAACCTTCTATCGTGGGCTGTAATTATAGCCGCACATGCACAAAGTGGCTCGGCAGAAGAAGGCTTCAAGTTACTGAATCAGATGCGGATTGACGGGTTCAAGCCTTGTGATTATACATTTGCTGGAGCAATCACGGCTTGTTCGAACCTTGGAGTACTAGATCAGGGAAGGCAGCTTCATGCTCAGGTCACTCGGCTTGGATACGAATCAAGCCTTTCAGTGAGCAATGCTCTGATTACAATGTATGGAAGATGTGGTGTAGTTGAGGATGCTGAATTAATATTCAACACCATGTCTTCTGTAGATTCTGTCTCATGGAATGCCTTGATTGGAGCTTTCGGGCAGCATGGGCATGGTAGCCAAGCATTGACACTCTTTGATCAGATGGTTGAAGTCGGGATACTACCAGACCGGATCACGTATCTTACTATTCTTACTGCATGTACCCACTCTGGATTAGTCAATGAAGGGGAGAAATTTTTTCATTCTATGCATCAATACCATATTTCTCCCGGGGAAGATCATTTTGCCCGGATGATTGACTTGTTTTGTCGAGCAGGAAAGTTCCAGGAAGCCGAAGATCTGATTAACAAGATGCCTTTCGAGCCAAGAGCACCCGTTTGGCAAGCTTTGCTTGCTGGGTGTCGTATTCACGGGAACTTAGACCTTGGTATTAAAGCTGCCGAAAAGCTCTTGGAGTTAATCCCTCAATATGATGGTACCTACATACTTTTGTCGAACATGTACGCAGCAGCAGGCCAGTGGGTAGATGTAGCAAGGGTGAGGAAGTTGATGCGAGAGAGAGGGGTGAAAAAAGAGCCTGCGTGTAGTTGGATAGATATCGAAAATAAGGTCAACGTATTCTTAGTTGACGATACTTTACACCCAGAAGTACAACAAGTGTATGATTATCTAGAGCAATTGGGACCGAAATTGAGGGAACTGGGATACGTTCCTGATACTAAACACGTGCTGCACGATATGGAATCAGAACAAAAAGAGCACAGTTTGTCTACTCACAGTGAGAAGCTTGCAGTTGCTTATGGTCTCTTGAAACTTCCTGTTGGAGCCACAATTAGGGTGTTTAAGAACCTTAGAATATGTGGGGATTGCCATAATGCAATCAAGTACATATCTAAACTAGTACAGAGAGTAATAGTTGTGAGAGATCTCAAGCGATTTCATCATTTTAAAAATGGTGAATGCTCTTGTGGGGATTACTGGTAA
- the LOC130820914 gene encoding GATA transcription factor 19 → MVGPFNEYPNYYYNDDENDYIYSSSSSSSYSSVVDCTLSLATPSTRLSGNNDHNSKPTPRRNSVSSFCWDLLNSNSTNKTIRTAANTHSSDPMFVRRCANCDTTSTPLWRNGPRGPKSLCNACGIRYKKEERRAAKAAAATTTNTSVANNGVTNNGMMDPQYGYYNGSYSWGNQYTQTTQQKTQFYGAPNEFRFIEDDHGSDPGVQFLSWLNHDRPTSLVHDFTR, encoded by the exons ATGGTTGGTCCATTTAATGAGTATccaaattattattacaatgatgatgaaaatgattaCATAtactcatcttcatcatcatcttcttacTCATCTGTGGTTGATTGTACACTTTCTCTTGCTACTCCTTCCACTCGTTTAAGTGGTAATAATGATCATAATTCTAAACCTACTCCTCGACGTAATAGTGTCTCTTCTTTCTGTTGGGATTTGCTTAATTCTAATTCTACCAATAAAACTATTCGTACCGCCGCTAATACTCATTCTTCTGATCCTATGTTCGTTCGCCGTTGTGCTAATTGTGATACCACTTCTACCCCTCTATGGCGTAATGGTCCTCGCGGTCCCAAG TCATTATGTAATGCTTGTGGGATAAGATACAAGAAAGAAGAGAGAAGGGCAGCAAAAGCAGCGGCAGCGACAACGACAAACACGAGCGTGGCCAATAATGGAGTCACAAATAACGGAATGATGGACCCACAATATGGATACTACAATGGATCTTATTCATGGGGTAACCAATACACTCAAACCACCCAACAAAAGACGCAATTTTACGGAGCTCCGAACGAGTTCCGATTCATCGAAGACGACCATGGGTCAGATCCTGGTGTTCAGTTCCTCTCATGGTTAAATCATGATAGACCTACTAGTCTTGTTCATGATTTCACCCGGTAA